Proteins found in one Sorghum bicolor cultivar BTx623 chromosome 1, Sorghum_bicolor_NCBIv3, whole genome shotgun sequence genomic segment:
- the LOC110431686 gene encoding uncharacterized protein LOC110431686, which yields MLVALRSSRLLTSHHNADRAFRMEQQQAIYGFLGELQMENYRAREEDVDVWILRLLEEGSVDAANLNDCCLSGDLPAPSPSPDANDNGHVGIYRIDAELLNFNYLTGPRKSGPRGTRKRRTSPWQDNVPRGPSERSSRCHDRSIATGNKVRWWLVY from the exons ATGCTGGTCGCTCTTCGCTCCTCTCGACTCCTTACCAGTCACCACAACGCTG ATCGAGCGTTTCGgatggagcagcagcaggccaTCTACGGCTTTCTCGGCGAACTACAG ATGGAGAATTACCGAGCCCGTGAAGAGGATGTTGATGTGTGGATCCTACGACTTCTGGAGGAAGGGTCCGTAGATGCGGCAAACCTAAATGATTGCTGCTTATCAG GTGATTTGCCTGCTCCCTCTCCTTCGCCGGACGCAAATGATAATGGCCATGTAGGAATTTACCGAATAGATGCTGAGTTGCTTAACTTTAACTACTTG ACAGGACCTAGGAAGAGTGGCCCAAGAGGAACTCGGAAGAGAAGGACGTCTCCATGG CAAGACAACGTGCCGCGTGGCCCCAGCGAGCGTTCCTCCCGCTGCCATGATCGATCGATCGCGACTGGAAACAAAGTACGCTGGTGGCTGGTGTACTGA